GAAAGTAGCTATATTAGTTTTGCCTCAAATATTGATTTGATGACACTCGCACCAACTCTGCTTGAGATACTAACCCCTAAATCATTTGATCTGATGACTTTTAACGAACACGAATTTGAAGACAAGCTTAAACACCATATTCCAGCTCAATATGTCTGTAAATCAAAGGTTGAACAACAATTAAATAATGGTGATTTGGTGAGTTTTACAAATTTTATATTACCTCAATCCACTTATGTTGCTCCCGTGGAGTTAAATATCGCTGGAGATAATCATGCGCTTTAACCAAGTGAGCTCAAGCTACTTCTAGACACAGCCTAAACACATTCGCTAGCTAAAGGTTATCTTGTTTAGAATAAAATGCGTAGGTGAAAACACACCTACGCATAGCCTAGTTAATTAACAGCCATTAACTTCAGTAGTGGCAATCGCTCTTTCGGATTGATCGCCACTTGAGATAGAGGCTTCGTTAACAATAACATCACTGTCACAATTTGCCGTGGCATCAAAGTTAAATGTCGCAGTACCACCGGTAAGCGCATTTACTTTTAGCGAACTACCAGGTCCTGGCAATGTACCCGCGCCATTATGATAGTAGGTATCACCCACTGTACCGGTGTGGTTTTCTGCGCCAATTGTCGCTGTACCACCGCTTACATCATTGTAAACATAGAAAATATTATCTGTTCCATTGACCACCCAAACTTGGAAAGTAGCCGTGGTAGAGTTATCACCAAACAGCGGCACATCTTCCCATTCATAAATGGTAAACTGCGTTGGGCCAGCACTTAGCACAGCAATATACATGTTGCCGCCAGCACAGGCATTTAAGTCTGTCCACCACGGTGCTAATAAGTTATTCGGCGCTAAGCTGTTGGGTAATGCAGAATTGCCTGCACTAGCTGCTGAGCCACTGGCACTGCCGACTTCCAAGGTACCGTTTACCGACCAAATCACTTGCGAGTATGTTTGGCCGTTATAGTTAAATGATGGCACATTATAGATCAGCGCACCATCATCACAATTAGCCGGTAAGCTAATAGGAGCCACACCGAAGGGTCCTAACGGGAAATAGCCAAAGAGACCAGGATCACTAACAACCGCTAGGGCACTTTCATCAAGCATACCGCTCCAAGTGAGCACACCATTGTTTTCACTAAACGGCACACTAGTTGAGCCATTAACGATAGAGGCCGTTGCAGAACCCGGAACGTAGTCAACTCCGTCAGGCAATGCATCATGTAAATCAATAACGTCAGTAAGTAGGCCATTCATAATGTTGATTTCATAACTTAAGGTGTCACCATCAGATGCTACAGCTTTGTCTACTTGCTTGGTAAATAATGCAGGATTAGTGCTTACTGCCGCCATTACCGCAATCGGCATGTGTAAATCAGGGCCATCTCCTTTTCGTTGAATATCAACTTCTGCAAAACTCCAATCACTGGCCAATGTCGTATCAGCAGTTACCGTAAACGATGCACTCTGACCTTTTTTAATCTTAAGGCTAGAAGGTGTAATGCTATAATTCACATCTGAATTATGCTCGATTGACAAGTCCACATGCACTGTGTGATGAGTCACATTAGTTAGTGTTCTTGTCCAACTACAATTTGCAACACAGGTACTGTCCTGCATGCTGGCAATATTCAACGTTTTAGGATCACCACCGATATCCGGATTGGCTAATAAGAAGTTTATTGGTGTTTCATTTAGCACAAGGTCTGCTTCTGCTGCACGTGATAGATCAACACGACCAGCACCATAATCAAACGCATCTGCTGTTGTTTGGCCATCTTCTTTTAGCCCAGTATCGTTATTGGCCGTCATCATAATCGCTGATTTTACTGCGTACGGCGTCCAATCAGGACGTGCCGCAGAAACAATAGCCCCTGCACCCGCATTATGAGGGCTAGACATCGATGTGCCAGATAAGAACATATAGTCATCACCACCTGGAGCTGCGGCCATAATGCTCACACCCGGTGCGCCAATATCAGGTTTTACTATATCTAACGCTAAATTAGGTCCTCTTGAGCTAAACCCAGCCATGATATCTGCATTGGCAGTACTGATATCCAATGATGAGCCTTCGATCGTACCCATTGGGTTTGCGTTGCTCGCTAACCAAGCTGATAATGTGGCACCATCACTCTGACTAATATGAACGCCGGGTAACACGTGCGCATCACCGACAAGACCTGCACCATTGTCCATTAAGATATAACCACCAGCACCCGCAGCGAGTACGTTTGCACCTTTTTCAACTCGGCCAAATGAACCGCGCGTACAGGCTACAATTTCGCCGTTGAACGTGCCAGGAGGCCACGGAGGATTAAAATCACCTATGCTACCAAGACCACAAAGTGTTGACCCAGGAAAAGCGCCTTCTAAGTCGGCAGAATTAATAATAGGAGCAGGTCCATAACCTGCTGTAAAGCCTAAGCCATCAATACTGGCTAGTGGCGCACCATCACTAGTTAAGTCAGTCGCACGATTTACGAGTTTACGGTCGTGAGTCATAGCCGCTGTAGTACTAACCCAAGGGGAATTGTGTCCGTTGGTTGAGGCGCCTGGACCTGAATTTCCTGCTGAAGCTGATACAAATACACCTGCTGCTGTCGCATTAAGAAATGCTAGTTCGACAGGATCATTGTAAGGGTCGCCACCACCAGAAATTGAATAGTTTAATGAGTGAATACCATCAGGTAAATTCGACGCATCAATAATAACTTGGTTTACCGCAGCAAGTAACGCGGCGCCAGGACAGCCATCCACACAAACATCATAGGCGATGATATTTGCATGAGGTGCAACACCTGAAATATCACGAGAGACATTTGTAGTTGGGGCAAAGACAGTAGCACCTTTAATGGCATTACCAGCTACAGTACTCGCAGTATGAGAGCCATGTCCGTCACTGTCTTCAGGTGTAACCGCTTCAGTAACAAAACTCCACGCACCAATTAACTTATCATTACAAAATCCAGGGTTCGCGTCACAATAACTGCCAGGAATATAATTGCCAGATCCTAACGGGTTTGTATGATCATAACCGTCACCACCAATATCAGCAAAAGATGGGTGATCATGATTAATACCTGTATCTAAAATAGCAACAACAATTCCTTCACCTTGTGAATGTGGAACATTATTAGGTGGTCCCTGCCATATCACATCAGCATTAATGAGCGCAGGGCCGCTGTCAGTCAGTGGCACTTCCATTCGATCCAGTGTAACGCTAGCAACGTCAGACATGCTAGTCATGGCTTTGGCTTCTTCTGCGGTCATCTCAACCGCCATGCCATTAAAGACATATTGATAGTCATAAGTAACGTTGTTAGAGATACCAGCACTATTGGCCACATTACTCTGTTTGTTTTTTAAGTACTTCCGATACGCTTTGCTCTCTTTAGAGTTAACATTTAATTTTTTGGCACCGGTTATTTTATTACTTGTCGCTTTAAGCTTATCTATTCCACCCTCGTAAGTTGCTACCGGGCTATCCACTAAGCGAACAATATACGTATTTTTTTCGCCTGCTGAGTTTGCCGACGCTTTAGCTGTTTCGCCCGCAACAGAAAGACTGCCGATAGCAGTGGGTTGATTAGATACCTTAGATAGGTTACTTGAACTATTGTCATCTCCTGCTACCGCTTGAAATGCGACAAGACAGGAAAATCCAACTATTTTTGTATAATTCAATTTCATATACCTTTCCTTGCAATTCTATTTTAACGTACAGAAAAAGGTATATATCAAAGCAAGAGGCCGACTCATTAATAAGAACTATGGTTTATGCTTAATTTGATTTTTATTTTTTTCCGAAAGCAACGTTTTTTTTATTGTTTTAAATACATTAATTAAAGAAATAAAACAGTAAGACATAAGTAATGACTGAGCGAATGGGATTGCCTAACTAGCTTTAGTTACTAAGCAATAAAGACAACCATCATTAACATTTTTTATTTCCTCAACCGTGAGGCAACATAATTTGGTTATAAAAAAGTAAGGACAACAAAAGCACTTAAAATGCTTACCTCAGCTTTTCCTTAAATAAATTACATGACACAAACTATAGCTCAAATTTGTAAGAATGCTGTTAACAGTGTTGATCGAGATCTCATACCTTTATTTAATGCGAATAGCGAAGTTATTTTGGGGACTCAAATAAAAATTAATTCTACGAAAATCTATTCACGCATAGGACAATAAAACTCGATAAATAGGACATTTATACAGCAACTCAAAGCAGTCTGCCTTGCCGCTGTTTATCATGACAGCATTCATCCTAAACCTATTGAGGGCTCGCTACCTACTTTTTCTGCGACTGCAAAAGCCACTCGAATAATAGAAATAACCTGGAATGGGTTGACCTAGTTAGTAGATGCAACCCCTATAAAATCATTTCGTCCAAGGACAGGTGAGGAAAGAATTACAACACCAACCCCAAAACCTTTGCGTTTTTACTCAGCATGTCCACAAGATACCTTTGAAATGCTTTCATTAACCGGTTTGATCGCAATTTGGTGTATTTTCACTGTAAACTCCCTATTGCTTGACAACTTAAACGGTACTGTTACCTTTGACATATCCAAGCCTTGTGCTGAAAAGCAGCTTAATGGAATGGCAAGAGACCACCATTTATCTTGAGGTTTTGAGGATAAGAAGGCGGTAATATCCACTTGAGCTGCACAATCACCTTCGCAATTCATTTCTACAAACACCTTGCCTTTAGGTGGCTCGTTGACCTGCAATTCGAGCACCAATGACGCATCGCTTTGAGCAAAATCTCTGAGATCTTCACTGAACGGATTGGCCACAACGTAGCTCGCTTGCTCCCCTAAGAATTTAAGGCTGATTGTATCTTCCTGAACAAAACGATCTAACGTTCTAAAACTTATATTCTCAAGTTGTGCTGTGCTGCTGTTGATTGCCATGGTAATTTTTGATGAGGCAATACTCGCCTGCCACGGAGGTAAAGTTGCTCGTTTAAAAATCGCCATTTCATTATCAGCATCAGGTAATGATGCCACTTGTTCATTCAGTGTGTTTGGCAAGATGCTCAACTGGCCATAGCGTAAACCAAAGCCAAAAGGTAAAAGTGGGGCGTAACCTTGGTCACCTTGATTTAATGACGTTTGATAAGGGGATTTAGGCCATGAGAACGATAATTGACCAATAAAGTCATATTGCTGTTGCTCTGCCTTGCTTTTCAACAAGACATCCGCCACCGCTTTGCCTTCAGAGCCGGGCAACCATGCTGCAACGAAAGCATCGCTGGCATTGAGTTCAGGGTTAACCCAAAGTGGTCGTCCACTAATAAAGATAGAAACAACTGGAATACCTTGAGCCTTTAGTTTTCTCAGTAGCGCTAAGTCTTTTTTGTCGCCACGTTGATATTCAAGATTACTGATATCACCATGCCCCTCGGCATAAGGATCTTCACCAAATACAACTATTGCCACATCCGGCTTTTCAGTAAAGCCCCCTTCTGTGTCCAAGGTAATTGAGCCGCCAGCTTTACTTACTTGCTCTGCTAAGCCATCATAAATTGAACTACCATCAGGAAAATCATTGTTATTGTTTCCGGTTCCTTGCCAAGTGATTGTCCAACCACCAGCTTGCTTGCCAATGTTATCAGCAGCATCTCCAGCAACTAATATGTTCAACTTAGGTGATAAAGGTAAAATGTTGTCATTGTTTTTCAGTAAAACAAGGGATTCTCGTACAGCTTGCCTCGCTACTTCGCGGTGCGATTCACTGCCAATCAGCTCAGTTTTTCCTGACAACGGTCTATTGGCAGGACTTGGTTTATCGAATAACCCTGCCCGATATTTTACACGCAAAATACGTGACACCGCATCATCAATTCGTGCAATGGGAATAACACCTTGCTTGACTTGTTCAATGGTATTTTCCAATAATGGTTTCCAGGCGTCGGTAGGAACCATATACATGTCCAGCCCTGCGTTTACCGCGTTTGGACAATTTTCATTTGAACAGCCTGCGATTTGACCGTGTCCGTTCCAGTCACCTACAACAAAACCGTCAAAGCCCATGTTGTTCTTGAGGACTTCGGTCAACAAGTAATGGCTACCATGAACTTTTTCACCTCGCCAACTATTGAACGATGCCATGACGGTTTGCGCGCCAGCACTGAGTCCACCGACATAACCTTGCCCATGAAGATCAAACAGATCCTGCTCGGTCGCAAGATTATCACCTTGATCATCACCGTTTGATGTTCCACCATCGCCAATGAAATGTTTCACCGTGCTGATGACATTTTTATCACCAAGAAAATCTTTTTCTGGATACCCTTGTAAGCCTTTAACAATGGCAGATGAATAGCTTTTGACAATTTCAGGAGCTTCAGAGTAACCCTCATAAGCTCGCCCCCAGCGGTCATCTCGCACAGTTGCAACAGTAGGTGCAAATACCCAATCGATGCCTGTTACCATCACTTCAGTGGCGGTTATTTGGGCTATTTTTTCGATAAGTTCAGGGTTATTTGCCGCCCCCAAACCAATGTTGTGCGGAAACAACGTTGCACCAATAACATTATTGTGACCATGAACAGCATCAGTTCCCCACATGGTAGGAATACTAATATCATCAAGCGAGTCATCAATAGACGCTTGATACATGGCTTCTGCTAGGTTGATCCAGTCAGCTGGTGTAGAGCTTTTGTTATTGTTAGGAAAAGCGCCGCCGCCATTTAGATAAGAGCCAAAACCATAGCGTCGCATATCCTCCACAGTAATATCTCTGATTTCAGGTTGGATCATTTGCGCTACTTTTTGCTCAATGGTCATCGATGCCAATAGCTTTGCCACCTTGCGTTCAATCTGTGGTTCGGCTTTTACTGCGGAATCAATTCGAGGCCATATACCTGAGGCATGACGTGGGTTCACATTATTATTCTCTATTTTTTGCTCAACATCATTACAAGCAAACAACAATGAACTTGAAGCAATCACGCATAATAATGTTTTGACATATTTTTGATAGCTCATAGTTCTTTTCCTTGCAGTTCTATTGCGACCGGAACTGAGCCTTTAATGCCATAAAAAGCGATATAGAAATAACAGACTGTAGGTAACAAGAAGGCAAGCTGCACCCCTAAAGTGTCTGCAAGTACCCCTTGAATAAGAGGCAAAATTGCGCCACCGACAATGGCCAAGCACAGCACACCTGCACCGCGGCTCGCAGCATCTCCTAATCCACGTATCGCCAAACTGAAAATGGTTGGAAACATGATTGAATTAAATAAACCAACAGCCAAGATTGACCACATCGCAATTGGGCCATCAAGCATAACGGTACACAGCAATAACATGATTGCCATCAGGGCATTAAAACATAAGACCTTACCCGCTGATATGTACTGCATCACAACAGCACCGACGAAACGGCCAAGCATGGCTCCGCCCCAATAATAGGCAATATACTTTGATGCTTCAGCTTCAGAAAGCCCAGCAATATGAGGCTCACTTAAGAAGTTGACTAGGAAACTACCAATCGCAACTTCTGCGCCTACGTAAACAAATATAGCAACAGCACCGAACTTAAGGTGACGATGTTTTATTGCCGATTGATAGCTAACATTATTGTTGGTAGATTTACCCAAATCAGGCAAGGTCAGTTTTGAAAATATCAGTGCCAAAATAAGTAGACTTGCCGCTAACAGTAGGTAAGGAAATTTAACCGCTGCGCCATCACCGACTGCACTGTGGTCTGCCCCTGAGAATATCAAATAAGCGCCGAAAAATGGGGCTATGGTGGTTCCTAATGAGTTAAACGCCTGTGTCATTGTTAATCGAGAGGACGCCGTTTTCGACGGGCCAAGTACACTCACATATGGGTTTGCTGAGACCTGCAATATTGTTATCCCTGCCGCCAAAACAAATAGCGCCAAAAGAAACAAAGGATACAACTTAACAAGTGCGGCGGGATAAAAGAGCAAACACCCGACTGCTGCCACAGACAAGCCCGTGACAATACCGCGTTGATATCCAATTTTGGCCACCAAATTTCCCGCCGGTATGGAAACAATAAAATAAGCGCCAAAAAAGCAAAATTGGATCAACATCGCTTGGGTATAAGATAAATCGAATGCCCCTTTAAGGTATGGGATTAAGATATCATTTAAGCAAGTGATAAAGCCCCACATAAAGAACAGTGATGTCAGTGATGTTAAGGCAAAACGATAATTTTTAGATTCGTTAGCTGATGAGTGTTCAACAGACGAGTCAGTTGAAATTGAAGCCCCTGCCATAAGCAAGCTCCTATGAAAATTTGAAGTTTACGCCGCCCAAAACCTCAGGCGGCAGCCACATTGTTTTCACAATGATTAAAGAAAAGAAGAGGCAACTAAAACAGTTGCTTTAGTTACTTATTGGAAGCTATAACGCACACCTAAGATATATCGAGGACCGTACTCTCGAGCGAATAGAAATTGCTCTTCATATCGACCATAGCCTTGTTCAGTTTCGTTATTAAGGTTTATGCCATCGAAGAACACCGTAAAGTTTTCATCAATGTCATAGTTCACACTTAAGTCCCATTGCGCGTATGATTTTGCAAACTGAGGCGGGTTATCAGACGAGCCTTGATCTTGACCAACACCAATTAAGTATTCATCACGCCACGCATAAGTCACTTTGACTGATAGCCCATCCTTTTCATAAAAGCCTTGGAAGTTGGCGGAATCACTCAATCCTGTCAACGGTGTCTGCTGCGCTAGACTATCAACATCAAATTCAACATCGCCATCTACAAATGTGGCATTAACGCCTACACCAAAGCCCGTTTCACCGATCAAGTGCTGAACTGCCACTTCAAAACCATCAACGGTTTTAGTGTCTGGCGCGTTAAATGGCTTGCGAATGTCCCATTCAATCAAAGGGTCATCTGAGTTAGGCTCTAAATACCCTTGGCTGTTAAGTGACGAGCCATTTGCTTGTATTTCGGCAAATATTGCATCATTGGTTGCTTGTTCCCCTCGGGCTTCAATGCTGGCAATCGCTTGATTCCAACGTGGCCCTAAGTAGATATCATTCATGCCGTCAATGGTGGTTGGGTCAATTTTACTGCCGATAAAGTTTTCAACATCTTTCCTGAAATAACCGACCGCCGCATAGCTACCTTCGGCATAGTAATATTCAAGGCTTAAGTCAAAATTCTCTGACTCGAAAGGCTCTAGGTTAGTATTACCTTCGCTACCATTTCTTGAACCAATTTTGGGACTTCCTGATAAATTTCTTCCGCCCGCTAAATCGCCTAATGGCGCGCGAGTAATAGTTTTACCCCAAGAAACGCGTCCTACAATCTCTTCGGTGATATCTACCCTAAGATCAACCATAGGTAGAAAAACATCATGCTCACCGGTTAGCGCTAAACTATTGTTTTCACCAGGTAAATATTGTGTATGCCACTCACTACCACCTTTCCACCAAACTTCTGTAGGAACGGGCTGTAACACCTTACTTGTAACATCTGTTTCTTCGTACCTAACACCAACATTTAACTGTACAGGAAAATCTGCAACATCAAATTCCCACTGAGTTTGCACATAAAAACTTGTTGTTTCTTCTTGCACAGATCCCTTAGAAAAAGTGCCCATGTCATGATACGCCGTGGTCGCAAAGTAGTCACTTCCACCTAGTAGTTCATTGGTTAAGAACGCTTCAGAGCGAGCCACCACTTCATCAAAGTCAAAGGTATAGTAATAATTGGGATTTAAGGCACTACCACCGCCGTCAAATTCCTCAAGAAAATCCCCTGTGCCGTGGCGCACAAACATGCCATCAGGAAATATTTCAGGCCAAGAGGGGTTAAACAAGAAGCCACCAATTAAACCACTCCATGCATTTGAACCACTCATTGTTTGATCGGTATAAGCTGCGCCAAATTTCACGTCAACCAAAGGTATATCAAAGACATCATTCTCCCATGTTCCGTGTAGTTGAAATTGTTCAATCTCTGATTTGCCAGGCGAGTGAACAAATTGGCTAAAATGAGAGTCCATCTCGCCCGCCGCTAACTCTGTCGTGCCATTATTCCAATAGATTTGTGCATGTGGCACTTCGCCGTTTCGGTAATCATATGTCTTAGTTCGGAGCTGATCTGAGCCCAAGACTAATGATCCGTAACTTCCTAGGCCTTCGTCTTTACCATTATCGATTTCACTCGAGGAATCATGGTAATCAAAGACCAAGCCTAAGGAATCTGTCACTTGCCAATCAACGTTAAAACCAACCGACTCTTCTTTAACCTCTGTGGTACCACGAGACGCAGTAAATGAACCATCATTGCCACTGATATCAGCGAATACTGCCGTGCCATTATGATCGAGTTCATAGGCATTAATATTGCCGCCATAATCATTCCACATCCCCCAGCCAATTGAGTTCTCTCCTGTGGTTGCGTCTGTTCGAGTGTAATCGACGGACAGGATCAGATCGTCTGTTGGTGCATATTGAGCGACAATATGACCATTAGTGCGGTCACGTTCTAGGTTATTAATGCCATAGTTCATATCGCGTGGGAAAAAGTGGTTTCCAACTCGGTTACCTTCGGCATCTATTGCTCTTGGGTCTATAACATTATCAGCATCTAAGTTACTCGGCAGAGCGACATTAGCTTGCCAACCTTGTATATTCGCCGATTGTTGTTGAAAATCTCTTTCGTGATGAGTTAATGAGAACGCAAGGCCGAACGTGTCATCCAAAAAAGTATTCGAATACAGCGCAGACAATTCTGGTGTTACATCGTCACCCTCTTCATTGGAAGAGTCATGAATAGCTTTTGCCGAAAACGTATATTTTTCACCAGGATTGGCCAAAGGCTTACGCGTTACAATGTTAACTGTTGCACCTAAGCCACCACTTGGATTTTCTGCGCGTGCGGTTTTGTATACCTCCAATGCAGAAACGCCATCAGAAGATAAGTTTTCTAAACTATATGAACGAGTGTTACCGGTGCCCGGCATTTGACGACCATTTAGCGTAATTAAGTTAAATTCTGGACCAAAACCACGTACAGTGATTTGACTCCCTTCACCATTACTTCTGCTTACTGATACACCAGTAATACGTTGAAGTGATTCAGCTAAGTTAGTATCGGGGAATTTACCCATTTCTTCAGCAGATATAGCATCAACAACACCTGACATATCGCGTTTTACATTTAATGAACGAATTAAGCTACCACGAATACCGCGTACTTCAATAACTTCTACTTCGTCTGCTGTCGTATCACCTAATTCATTTTCTTGAGCAGATAGGCTTGTACTGATATTGCCCGCTAAAAGTGCAGAAATAACCAGTGCTAATCTTTTTTTAGTAAATTGTAAGTGTTTCATATTAACCCTACTAAATTTAATTTGATGTTAAATTGGCGATAGGCGTCTACCGCACAGTCATTTTTAATTAAGAGGTTTGAGCCTATGGCACCGTTATCGCAGCATTATCTATACGATATACAGCCCCATTTCCCGTCCCCCAAGCAGGGAATACCATAACGACATCTATCGCACTGATATCTAAACCCGCATCAAACAAATCCAATAGTGAATATGTAAAGGTTTGCCACTGTCCAACAACAGGATCAACACCTTCCAAGCTCGCTGACAAATCAAGTTCAACAGCTGAAGTTGCATCACCAGATTCAATTTTGAATTTCCAAACTGAGTTTGCATCGTTTGGTGCGCTTACGACTTTCATGTCAAAGCGAACCACGCCACCTTGTAATAAAGCACTTGCATCATAGTAAACACCGTCATTTGCTAAAAAGCCCATGACAGTAGGTGATTCACCAATCGAAAACTCTGCAACCATTCCATGTGATGCATCATCCTCTTCTTCCGTAGGAGTAGAACCTGCGCAACAGTCCCAAATAGGCCATTCGCTGTGTTGTGCATTCTCATAAAGTGTTAGTCCCATGGCTTGTGGAACACTTGAAGGATCGTAAATCATGACATTATCCAATCGATAAACCGCGCCTTCTCCAGTTCCCCAGGCAGGGAAAACCATCAAGACATCGATCTGGCTAATGTCCAACCCAGCATCAAAAAGATCTTGAAGTGAATAAGTGTAGGTTTGCCACTGATCTTGAACAGGTGCCGCTCCCTCATCACTTGCAGTTAAATCAAGCTCAACCGCTGAAGTGGCATCACCTCCTTCGATTTTGAACTTCCAAACTGCACTGGTGTCATTGGGCATACTTGTGACTTTCATTTCAAACTGTACAACGCCCGTTGTCAGCAGGTTTGATGCATCAAGATAAACGTCATCGTCCGCCAGCAGTCCCATCACTGTTGGGCTTGCACCAATAGCAAACTCTGCTGTCAGTCCGTGGTCTGTATCATCATTTTCAACAGTAGGTGTTGAACCGCCGCAACAGTCCCAAATTGACCATTGCTCTAATGCTTGGTCAGCAAACAATACGTGTCCATTGAAACCGCCAGAGGCATTTGGATCATATATTTTGACGTTATCGACGCGGTAAATAGCGCCTTCACCACTGCCCCAAGCAGGGAATATCATAATGACATCAAGTGCACTTACGTCCAGCCCACCATCGGCAAGTTCAGACAAGTTAAACGTGTAAGTTTGCCATTGACCTTCAACCGGGGCTAGGCCCTCAACACTGGTAATTAAATCCACTTCAATCGCTGAAAT
This window of the Thalassotalea atypica genome carries:
- a CDS encoding TonB-dependent receptor, producing MKHLQFTKKRLALVISALLAGNISTSLSAQENELGDTTADEVEVIEVRGIRGSLIRSLNVKRDMSGVVDAISAEEMGKFPDTNLAESLQRITGVSVSRSNGEGSQITVRGFGPEFNLITLNGRQMPGTGNTRSYSLENLSSDGVSALEVYKTARAENPSGGLGATVNIVTRKPLANPGEKYTFSAKAIHDSSNEEGDDVTPELSALYSNTFLDDTFGLAFSLTHHERDFQQQSANIQGWQANVALPSNLDADNVIDPRAIDAEGNRVGNHFFPRDMNYGINNLERDRTNGHIVAQYAPTDDLILSVDYTRTDATTGENSIGWGMWNDYGGNINAYELDHNGTAVFADISGNDGSFTASRGTTEVKEESVGFNVDWQVTDSLGLVFDYHDSSSEIDNGKDEGLGSYGSLVLGSDQLRTKTYDYRNGEVPHAQIYWNNGTTELAAGEMDSHFSQFVHSPGKSEIEQFQLHGTWENDVFDIPLVDVKFGAAYTDQTMSGSNAWSGLIGGFLFNPSWPEIFPDGMFVRHGTGDFLEEFDGGGSALNPNYYYTFDFDEVVARSEAFLTNELLGGSDYFATTAYHDMGTFSKGSVQEETTSFYVQTQWEFDVADFPVQLNVGVRYEETDVTSKVLQPVPTEVWWKGGSEWHTQYLPGENNSLALTGEHDVFLPMVDLRVDITEEIVGRVSWGKTITRAPLGDLAGGRNLSGSPKIGSRNGSEGNTNLEPFESENFDLSLEYYYAEGSYAAVGYFRKDVENFIGSKIDPTTIDGMNDIYLGPRWNQAIASIEARGEQATNDAIFAEIQANGSSLNSQGYLEPNSDDPLIEWDIRKPFNAPDTKTVDGFEVAVQHLIGETGFGVGVNATFVDGDVEFDVDSLAQQTPLTGLSDSANFQGFYEKDGLSVKVTYAWRDEYLIGVGQDQGSSDNPPQFAKSYAQWDLSVNYDIDENFTVFFDGINLNNETEQGYGRYEEQFLFAREYGPRYILGVRYSFQ